A window of Rufibacter sp. LB8 contains these coding sequences:
- a CDS encoding DUF2851 family protein has translation MKEDFLHYVWQYQYFRKEQLLTSAGEPVQILHPGVYNKSNAGPDFFNARLKLGETEWIGSVELHLKASDWRKHQHQHDGKYNQVVLHVVWEDDEPVLREEGTAIPTLELAGRVELPLQAKYQELLWSQAVIPCAEQVHKVESIFKSSMLDKALMERLEIKAELVLERLQQNRQDWESTVYQTMAAGFGFKINQDGFLRLGQVVPYTLVQRYRTFPKQLEALLFGQAGMLNQGEISDEHVLTLAKEHRYLSQKHSLPEPLPKSAWNYLRLRPANFPAVRLGQFLAVLLNHEHLWSELVACETREEWFSYFRQSVPACWQQHSLPGKPSAQPFLKIGDDSVQGLLINVAAPLLVAYAKRMDNTAYLEKAIALLEKLGKENNHITRLYTGLNFPHTSAADSQALLGLYHTFCTPRKCVHCTIGHRLMKQNLPRA, from the coding sequence ATGAAGGAGGATTTTCTGCATTACGTGTGGCAATACCAATATTTCCGGAAGGAGCAGCTCCTCACTTCGGCGGGCGAACCTGTCCAAATCCTGCATCCGGGCGTTTACAACAAATCCAACGCCGGCCCAGACTTCTTCAACGCCCGCCTCAAACTTGGCGAAACCGAATGGATAGGCAGCGTGGAACTGCACCTAAAAGCCTCGGACTGGCGAAAACACCAACACCAGCACGACGGCAAATACAATCAAGTAGTGCTGCATGTGGTCTGGGAAGACGATGAACCCGTGCTCCGCGAAGAAGGAACCGCCATTCCCACGCTGGAACTAGCCGGCCGGGTGGAGTTGCCCTTGCAGGCGAAGTACCAGGAACTACTCTGGAGCCAGGCCGTGATTCCCTGCGCCGAGCAGGTGCATAAGGTAGAATCTATTTTCAAGTCCTCTATGCTAGACAAAGCCCTTATGGAACGACTGGAAATTAAGGCCGAGTTGGTCTTGGAACGTCTGCAGCAGAACCGGCAAGATTGGGAAAGCACGGTCTATCAGACCATGGCCGCGGGCTTCGGGTTTAAGATTAACCAAGACGGTTTTCTGCGGCTGGGGCAGGTCGTTCCCTATACTTTAGTGCAGCGCTACAGAACTTTTCCCAAGCAGTTAGAGGCCTTGCTGTTTGGCCAGGCCGGAATGTTGAATCAAGGAGAAATTTCAGATGAACACGTTCTAACCTTAGCTAAAGAGCACCGCTACCTTTCCCAGAAACACAGTCTGCCGGAGCCGCTGCCCAAAAGCGCCTGGAATTACCTTCGGTTGCGGCCGGCCAATTTCCCGGCGGTGCGGTTGGGGCAGTTTCTGGCGGTATTGCTAAACCATGAACACCTGTGGTCTGAATTGGTGGCCTGTGAGACCAGGGAAGAATGGTTTTCCTATTTCCGGCAGTCGGTGCCCGCGTGCTGGCAACAGCACTCGCTGCCGGGCAAACCTTCGGCGCAGCCATTTCTTAAAATAGGCGATGACAGCGTGCAGGGACTTTTGATTAACGTGGCGGCCCCTTTGCTGGTAGCCTACGCTAAGAGAATGGACAATACGGCCTACTTAGAAAAAGCCATTGCGCTGTTGGAAAAACTGGGCAAAGAAAATAACCACATCACGCGCCTTTACACGGGCCTAAATTTCCCGCACACCTCCGCCGCCGATTCTCAGGCGCTTTTGGGGCTGTACCACACGTTCTGCACACCCAGGAAATGCGTACATTGCACCATCGGGCACCGCCTGATGAAACAGAACCTCCCGCGCGCATGA
- the pyrF gene encoding orotidine-5'-phosphate decarboxylase, which translates to MTRQQLFEQIQRKRSYLCIGLDTDLNKIPKHLLQHEDPIFEFNRQIIEATADLCVAYKPNIAFYEAHGPKGWVSLERTLQAIPQDIFTIADAKRGDIGNTSELYARAFFEQMDFDSLTVAPYMGADSVQPFLQFPNKWVILLALTSNEGHEDFQLLSVVSEGKSYFMFEKVIQSSQAWGTADNMMYVVGATRCDYVERVRALAPDHFLLVPGVGAQGGNLEEISKYGMNATCGLLVNSSRQIIYASQGEDFAEKARAAALTMQQEMNRYLNEFLPQE; encoded by the coding sequence ATGACCAGACAACAGCTTTTTGAGCAAATCCAGCGCAAGCGTTCCTACCTGTGCATTGGCCTGGACACAGACCTGAACAAAATCCCGAAGCACCTGCTGCAGCATGAAGACCCTATCTTTGAGTTCAACCGCCAGATTATTGAGGCTACAGCAGATTTGTGCGTGGCTTACAAACCCAACATCGCGTTTTATGAAGCCCACGGACCCAAAGGTTGGGTGAGTTTGGAGAGAACTTTACAAGCCATTCCGCAGGATATTTTCACCATTGCAGATGCCAAACGCGGCGATATTGGGAACACTTCTGAGTTGTACGCCCGCGCGTTTTTCGAACAAATGGACTTTGATTCGCTCACGGTGGCCCCGTACATGGGCGCAGATTCGGTGCAGCCGTTTCTGCAGTTCCCCAATAAATGGGTCATTCTGCTGGCGCTGACCTCCAATGAAGGGCACGAAGATTTTCAGTTGCTGAGCGTGGTCTCCGAGGGTAAATCGTATTTCATGTTTGAAAAAGTGATTCAAAGCAGCCAGGCTTGGGGCACCGCCGACAACATGATGTACGTGGTGGGCGCCACCCGCTGTGATTACGTGGAGCGCGTGCGGGCCCTTGCCCCCGACCATTTCCTGCTGGTGCCCGGCGTGGGCGCGCAGGGCGGAAACCTGGAGGAAATCTCCAAATACGGCATGAACGCCACCTGTGGGTTGCTGGTGAATTCATCCAGACAGATTATCTATGCGTCACAGGGTGAGGATTTCGCGGAGAAAGCCAGAGCCGCCGCCTTGACCATGCAGCAGGAGATGAACCGTTATTTGAACGAGTTTCTTCCGCAAGAGTAA